The Pseudonocardia broussonetiae DNA segment CTCACCCACATCGCGAGCACCGCCGACGCCGACCAGGCGGGGCTGGAGAACTACCTGTTCGGCCAGGCCGCGGGCCTGCTGGAGTCCGACGTGCTGGTGATGGCGGTGCTCGGCGGCGTCGCGCTGGCGGTGGTCGCGGTGCTGCGGCGCGCGCTCACCACCACGCTGTTCGACCCGTCCTACGCCGGGTCGCTCGGGCTGCCGGTGCGGGCGCTGGAGGTCCTGATGACGGGCCTGCTCGTCGTCGCCGTCGTCATCGGGGTGCGGGTCGTCGGCGCGATCCTCATGGTGGCGATGCTCGTGGTGCCCACCGTCGTCGCTCGCCAGCTCGCCGACCGCTTCACGCTCGTCCTGCCGCTCGCCGGCGTCGTCGGGGCCGTCGTCGGCATCACCGGGTCGTTCCTCGCCACCCGCGCCGCCCTGCCGACCGGGCCGGTGATCGTGCTGGTCGGGTTCACCCTGGCCGTGCTGGCGGTCCTGCTGGCGCCCGGGCGGGGGGTGCTGTGGCGGGCGTCCCGGCTCGGGGCGCGGCGGCGCCGCGTCCGCCGCGAGCAGGTGCTCGCCCACCCGGACGCGCCCGTCCGCGGGATCGCCGACCGCATCGCCCGCGCCGGCCTGCGCCGCCGCGGCCTGCTCGACGACACCGGCCTCACCCCCGCGGGCGCCACCGCGGCGGCCGAGCTCGCCGACCGCCGCGCGCTCTGGTCGGCCTGGCTCGAGCACGGCGCGCTCGTCGACCTGCCCGACGCCCGCGAGCCCGACCCCACCGACCTGCGCGGCAGCCTCGGCGACGACGCCGTCGCGCAGCTGCGCCGGCTCAGCACCGCCGGGAGGCCGTGATGACCTCCGACGACCTCGTCATCGTCGTGGTGGCCGGCCTGGTCGGCACCGCGTGCGGGCTGCTCGGCCCGTTCCTCGTGCTGCGCCGGATCGCGCTGCTCTCCGACGCCGTCAGCCACGCCGTGCTGCCCGGGATCGTCGCGGTGTGGCTGGTCTGGCAGACGCGCGCGCCGCTGCCGGTCGTCGTCGGTGCGGCGGCGTTCGCGGTGCTGTGCGTGCTCGGGATCGACGCGCTGCGCGCCAGCGGCCTGGTGGCCTCCGACGCCGCGATCGCGCTGGTGTTCCCCGCCCTGTTCTCCCTCGGGGTCCTGGGTGTCACCCGCTTCGCCGACGGCATCCACCTCGACCTCGACTCCACGATCTACGGCGAGATCGCCTTCGTGCCGTTCGACTCCGTCGACCTCGGCGGCGGGGTCGGCGTCGCCCGCGCCGCGGTCGTCCTGGGCGTGGTCGTCCTGCTCAACCTGGCGCTGATCACGCTGCTGTGGAAGGAGCTGAAGGCCACGACGTTCGACCCGGCCTTCGGCGCCACCGTGCGGCTGCGCCCGCAGCTGCTCTCGCGGCTGCTGCTGGTGGCCGTCGCCGTCACGGCGGTGTCGGCGTTCGAGGCGGTCGGCGCGATCCTCGTCGTGACGATGCTGATCGTCCCGGCGGCCACGGCGTACCTGCTCACCGACCGGCTCGTCGTCATGGTGGCGCTGGCCGTCGGCGTCGGGTGGGTGGGGGCGGTCGGCGGGCACGCGCTCGCCGTGGCCTACGACAGCTCGATCGCCGGCGCGATGGGCCTGGTCTGCGCGGCTTGCTTCGTCGCGGCACTGCTGGGCTCGCCGAAGCACGGCCTGCTCACCCGCCGCCTCCGCCGCGCCGCCGCCTCCTGACCCTGGCTACCGTCGGGACGTGCCCCGGCCCGACTCCGCGTTCCCCGCCGACCCCTACCCGGGTGCGGTGCCCGACTGCTCGTTCGTCCACGTCGACGGCACCGTCCACGAGCTGGTGCCGGGGCCGTGGCGGGTCGGGGACCTCCCGCTCGACGACTGGCTCGCCGCCCGCGGCGCCCCGCCGGCCTCCGCGCGCGTCCCGCTGCTGTCCTACGGCTCCAACCGCTGCCCGTCGAAGATCACCTGGCTGCGCGGGACGCTCGGGCTGGGCGCCGACCCGGTCGTCGTGCTGCGCGCCCGCACCGCCGGGGTCGCCGCGGTGTGGGCCGCCGGGCACCGCGCCCGCGACGGCCAGCGGCCGGCCACGCTCGCCGCCGCGCCGGACGTCGAGGAGGACCACGCGGTCTGGCTCGCCACGCCCGCGCAGATCGCGGTGCTCGACCGCTGCGAGGGCCGCGACGAGCGCTTCCGCCTGGCCCGGCTGCGCACCGGCACC contains these protein-coding regions:
- a CDS encoding metal ABC transporter permease, with the protein product MLGLPYTDAVVVVGALVLGVTSGVLGTFAVLRQRSLVGDAVAHSTLPGVCVAFLVAGVKDVPGLLVGAAVAGLVAALLMVGIERTGRIKPDTAIGVVLSGFFSLGVVLLTHIASTADADQAGLENYLFGQAAGLLESDVLVMAVLGGVALAVVAVLRRALTTTLFDPSYAGSLGLPVRALEVLMTGLLVVAVVIGVRVVGAILMVAMLVVPTVVARQLADRFTLVLPLAGVVGAVVGITGSFLATRAALPTGPVIVLVGFTLAVLAVLLAPGRGVLWRASRLGARRRRVRREQVLAHPDAPVRGIADRIARAGLRRRGLLDDTGLTPAGATAAAELADRRALWSAWLEHGALVDLPDAREPDPTDLRGSLGDDAVAQLRRLSTAGRP
- a CDS encoding metal ABC transporter permease, whose protein sequence is MTSDDLVIVVVAGLVGTACGLLGPFLVLRRIALLSDAVSHAVLPGIVAVWLVWQTRAPLPVVVGAAAFAVLCVLGIDALRASGLVASDAAIALVFPALFSLGVLGVTRFADGIHLDLDSTIYGEIAFVPFDSVDLGGGVGVARAAVVLGVVVLLNLALITLLWKELKATTFDPAFGATVRLRPQLLSRLLLVAVAVTAVSAFEAVGAILVVTMLIVPAATAYLLTDRLVVMVALAVGVGWVGAVGGHALAVAYDSSIAGAMGLVCAACFVAALLGSPKHGLLTRRLRRAAAS